A segment of the Bacillus licheniformis DSM 13 = ATCC 14580 genome:
ACAGTTCATGGTAATTTTAGCCGGCGGGATCATCGGATTGATTATTATGCGCTTTGCTGCAAGTCAATTTGTGAACTTGTTAAAGAAACGTCCGAGCCTGGAAACGGCTGCTTTTCTGATTGTCGGCTGGGTTGGTGTGAAACTGACGCTCTATACGCTCGCACACCCGCAAATCAATATCGTCTCTGAACATTTTATTCATTCAGGTACTTGGAAGTTCATCTTCTGGGCGGTGCTGATCGCCATTGCGCTCGGGGGATGGTTTATGACAAATCCGAACAAACACGAGAATAAAGCTGCTGAGGAGTAAACAGCTTTTCCCAGACTGCCGGTCTTTCACCGGCGGTCTTTTTTTGCCCGCACGAGGAAGAGCCGGGGAAGATGGCCCTAGATCAATCGAAATAAGATTTCATTTTATTAACAGCCATGTTACAAAAACGGCGGGAAAACCCCCTTAATCGTCAAACAGATCACGAATTGTTCTAGGAGATCAAACAAATGACTGTCACAATTGAAAAATTAGAAATGAATACCGCGTTTTCTCCTTTGCGAATCCCTATCAAATTAGCTATCATTAATGAGTAGTATAGGGAGGAACTGAGGTGAAACCAGTGCTTAGCCTTTTGTTTAAGACAGGAAAAAGGAAACAATCATTAGAAGAGTCTGTAATAAGCATACAAAAAGGAAATCAGCAGTTGCAAAACGAGCTTATCGATCAATATAAGCCTTTTGTGGCTAAAACGGTTTCATCCGTGTGCAAACGATATATAGATGAAAAAGATGATGAATTCAGCATCGGCTTGATTGCATTCAATGAAGCCATTGAAAAATATTCTTCAGATAAAGGAAATTCTCTGCTTGCATTTGCAGAGCTGATCATTAAGCGCAAAGTCATTGATTATATCAGAAAAGAAGCGAGAAATGCCCAGAACATCAATATGGACATGCAAGAAGGAGAAGAACAGGAATCCTCCCAAAGCATGATTGAAGCGGAGCTTTCCATTCATGAATTCAACCGCATGCTCGAACAGGAGCAAAGGCGGGAGGAGATTCTCCATTTTAAAGAAAGGCTTAAAAGTTTTGGCCTGTCTTTTTCCGATTTGCTGGAGCATTCCCCGAAACATACGGATGCAAGGCAAAACGCCATCAAAGTGGCATATACGCTTGTCGAACATGAAGAATTAAAAAAGATCTTGTTTGAAAAGAAGCAGCTTCCCGTCAAACAGCTTGAAAAGCTTGTGGCTGTCAGCAGAAAAACCGTAGAGAGAAACCGCAAATATATCATCGCTATGGCGATCATTATAACGGGCGATTATGTTTACCTTAAAGATTATCTAAAAGGGGTGCTCAATTCATGAGAAGAGGAATTATTGTAGAAAAAAATAAAAAATTCGTCACATTGCTAACCCCTGACGGACAATTTTTAAAAGCAAAGAGCACAGAGGAAGATTATGAAATCGGTCAGGAAATTGCTTTTCCCGCGGAGACGAGAATGTCGAGAAGGCGTGCGGGCTTTTTTGATCTGCTTTCGCTCCGTCCGCTGAAAGCCGGCGTTTTTTCAATCGCCGCGATCATGCTGCTCGCTTTCATGATCATCCCTGATGTTTTAAACAATAAAGCATACGCCTACATGACGATCGATATCAACCCAAGCTTTGAATTGACGCTCAACAAAAACTGTGAAGTTATCGATTTGGTGCCGCTGAACGAGGATGGGAAGGCCTTAATGGATAGTATAAAAAATTGGGAAAAGTCTGACTTTAAAGAAGTGATCAGTGAAATTGTCGAAGACAGCGATAAGAGCGGTTATGTCACCGAATCAAAAGAAGTGCTTATCGCCACAGTATACGAAAACAATGAAGATGACACGTATAAGGCGACGGTAAAAAGCGAAATCGATGATGTAGCGAAAAAATACGAGCAGCAGAATTATAAGATGGAAGCGGTGGAATCAGACCTTGATACGCGTGCAAAAGCCCAAAAAGAAGGCATCTCAACAGGCCGTTATATCCGTTCCCACAAAGATGAATTAGAAGACAAAAACAAAGATGATGACAATGAAAATAAAAAAGATGATCAAAATCAGGAAGAAAACACAGGAGAAAAGGAGAAAGCTGTGAAAGAAGAAGATCAGCCGGAACAGCATACGGATGATAAAGAAGCAGATACGGAAGATCATCCGGACGGCGAAAAACCTTCAGATGAAGATCAGTCTCAACCTGATCAAGAAATGGAAAAAGAAAAGGAGTCAAATTCCCCTAATACCAAAAACCCTCAGGAACATAACCATAATGACAAAGACGGTCAGCAGACGGAGGAAGGAACGCCAAAAAGCGGTTCCGGTTCAAATCAAGAGAGCTCTAAATCACCTCCTTACCAAAAGGAGAAAAAGCCTTCTGACCAAACGAATAAACAAGAATATCCGCCGAGCGGGCCCGGCGAATAATCCATAGGGTATTTATTTGTCATTATGCCCATTCAATTGAGCTTGTGCCTGCTGTACAAGTCGTTTTGTCATTTCCCCGCCTACAGATCCGTTTGAGCGAGCGACCGAGTCCGAGCCGAGCTGGACGCCGAACTCTTGGGCGATTTCGTATTTGAACTGGTCTAAAACCTGCTCTGCCCCGGGAACGAGGAGCTTATTCGTTCTTGCCATGCATTCTCAACTCCTTTTTCAATTGGTACTGCTTGTTTAGTTTGATTTGGACTGAGGCTTTTTATGCTGGCAATTGTTGAAGGGCAAAAAAACGCCTGGCAATTGGCAAGCCAGGCGCGCCGGTCGGCGATTATTTCATTTCATATTTTAAGAAGACGCTGTCAATCATGGAATGTGCGGTCGCCTGAATGTGCGAAGCGATGACGGACAGCACAGTGACTGCGGTGATGTCTCTCGCTTTGTTCCATTCGGGATCGGCCAGATCTTTATAAAAATCGCGGAGCTGTCCAGTCTGCTCAATGACGATTTTTTCAAGCGCCGATTTATTGAGCGTATAGTCTTTGATCTGGTACACATGATCAAGGACCCGCGCATACCCTTCATAAAAGCGCAGCGGACTCACTACATCATCGGAGCGGTCTGTAATCGTATTAAAAATCGTTGTTAAGATCGGACGGATCGTTTCGAAGTCATAAACCGATTTTAAGTCTCGTACAATGAGAAGGATGACGGCTTGGTCGATGGAATATTTTTTGCCGAGTTCCGGATGCCCCATCAAATCTTTTATATCGCGTTTGATCCAGTTTTGGATGGCTGTCGATTTTAAGGATGTCAGTTCGCACAAATTTCCAAGTTCAACAATTTCATTTGTGGAAAGTCCGTGTTCCGTTTTTTGTTTTTTCCGTTCGTACCGGGCAATGAATTCGGGGATGTCCAAATTGTCTTCCGGCTCATCGGGCGCCAAATCGGCCGATCTCAAAAGAATCGCTAGCGGACTGACATCCAGCTGCCCTTTTAAAGCGTACATCAGTTTGGCCATTTCCAGGCGAGTCAGTTTAAAAGGTTTCATCATTCCACCTCATTATGTATTAAAATGAAATAGCAAACAATATAAACATTATCTTACGTCTTATCACTTGCATTTTCAATTCTATGCCGTATAATTTTATTATACGAGTTCATTTGATCTTATTATAACATGGAGGTAATCATGGGAAAAAGAATCTTTCTCTTTCTTTTATCGAACATCTTAGTCATTACGACGATCGGTATCGTGCTTTCGATTATCGGTTCGCTGACAGGGGTAGGCACGTATTTCACGGCTAACGGCGGCATCGATATTGTTGCGCTTCTCGTATTTAGTGCAGTTGTCGGTTTTGTCGGCTCCTTTATGTCGCTCTTGATGTCAAGATGGATGGCGAAAATGGCGATGGGCGTTCAGGTGCTGAATCCTGATAAGCAAACGCTCAGCTATGAAGAACAGCAGCTCGTTGACCGGGTATATAAGCTGTCCCGCGCTGCCGGACTGACAAAGATGCCTGAAGTCGGCATCTACAATTCACGCGAAGTGAATGCCTTTGCGACCGGGCCGTCTAAAAACCGCTCGCTTGTCGCTGTATCGACGGGCCTTCTTCAGGAAATGGATGACGACGCAGTGGAAGGCGTACTTGCCCACGAAGTGGCGCATATTGCAAACGGCGATATGGTGACGATGACGCTCCTTCAAGGAATCGTCAATACGTTCGTTGTTTTCTTCGCAAGGATTGCGGCATGGGCTGTTTCACGCGTTGTCCGTGAAGAGCTGGCGCCGATCGTTCACTTTATCGCGGTCATCGTATTCCAAATTGTGTTCTCTATTCTCGGAAGCCTTGTCGTGTTTGCGTACTCCCGCCACCGCGAATATCATGCGGATAGAGGAGGAGCAGACCTTGCAGGCAAGGATAAGATGATTCACGCGCTCCGCTCGCTTGAGCAGTACACTTCAAGAGTCAAAGAAGAACAGGCATCTGTTGCAACTTTAAAAATCAACGGGAAAAAGCATACATCGCTTTTCTCAACACACCCTGATTTAAGCGACAGAATCCGCCGTCTGGAAGCAAAATAATAAAGATGCAAACCCCCTTTTTCAAGGGGGTTTGCTTTTTAAATTTAAAAATCGAAAAGCGGCTGTACATAATAGCATGTTTCCTTTAAAATGGAACACGTTATACACAAGAAGCAACTTTTGAATATTGAAAAGAAGGAACGATTATGAAGGTTTTATTGAGAAAACTACTGCGCGTGCTGTCTCCTGTACAGCTGATCGCGCTCTATTATTTTTTAGCGGTGACAGTTTCGGTTGTTTTATTGAGTCTGCCCGTTGCACACAAAAATAATGTTGAATGGTCTTTTATCGACGCCCTTTTTACCGCGGTGAGCGCAGTGAGTGTAACCGGTTTGACGGTTGTTGATACAGCCGATACATTCAGCACGGCCGGAATTTGGATTTTGGCGTTTGTTCTGCAATTTGGCGGGATCGGCGTGATGGCTTTGGGTACATTCGTCTGGCTGATTTTCGGCAAGCGGATCGGTTTGAAAGAGCGCCGTCTGATTATGACCGATCAAAATCAATCCAACTTATCGGGCCTC
Coding sequences within it:
- the htpX gene encoding protease HtpX; its protein translation is MGKRIFLFLLSNILVITTIGIVLSIIGSLTGVGTYFTANGGIDIVALLVFSAVVGFVGSFMSLLMSRWMAKMAMGVQVLNPDKQTLSYEEQQLVDRVYKLSRAAGLTKMPEVGIYNSREVNAFATGPSKNRSLVAVSTGLLQEMDDDAVEGVLAHEVAHIANGDMVTMTLLQGIVNTFVVFFARIAAWAVSRVVREELAPIVHFIAVIVFQIVFSILGSLVVFAYSRHREYHADRGGADLAGKDKMIHALRSLEQYTSRVKEEQASVATLKINGKKHTSLFSTHPDLSDRIRRLEAK
- a CDS encoding anti-sigma factor domain-containing protein codes for the protein MRRGIIVEKNKKFVTLLTPDGQFLKAKSTEEDYEIGQEIAFPAETRMSRRRAGFFDLLSLRPLKAGVFSIAAIMLLAFMIIPDVLNNKAYAYMTIDINPSFELTLNKNCEVIDLVPLNEDGKALMDSIKNWEKSDFKEVISEIVEDSDKSGYVTESKEVLIATVYENNEDDTYKATVKSEIDDVAKKYEQQNYKMEAVESDLDTRAKAQKEGISTGRYIRSHKDELEDKNKDDDNENKKDDQNQEENTGEKEKAVKEEDQPEQHTDDKEADTEDHPDGEKPSDEDQSQPDQEMEKEKESNSPNTKNPQEHNHNDKDGQQTEEGTPKSGSGSNQESSKSPPYQKEKKPSDQTNKQEYPPSGPGE
- the sigI gene encoding RNA polymerase sigma factor SigI is translated as MKPVLSLLFKTGKRKQSLEESVISIQKGNQQLQNELIDQYKPFVAKTVSSVCKRYIDEKDDEFSIGLIAFNEAIEKYSSDKGNSLLAFAELIIKRKVIDYIRKEARNAQNINMDMQEGEEQESSQSMIEAELSIHEFNRMLEQEQRREEILHFKERLKSFGLSFSDLLEHSPKHTDARQNAIKVAYTLVEHEELKKILFEKKQLPVKQLEKLVAVSRKTVERNRKYIIAMAIIITGDYVYLKDYLKGVLNS
- a CDS encoding alpha/beta-type small acid-soluble spore protein — translated: MARTNKLLVPGAEQVLDQFKYEIAQEFGVQLGSDSVARSNGSVGGEMTKRLVQQAQAQLNGHNDK
- a CDS encoding DUF1836 domain-containing protein is translated as MKPFKLTRLEMAKLMYALKGQLDVSPLAILLRSADLAPDEPEDNLDIPEFIARYERKKQKTEHGLSTNEIVELGNLCELTSLKSTAIQNWIKRDIKDLMGHPELGKKYSIDQAVILLIVRDLKSVYDFETIRPILTTIFNTITDRSDDVVSPLRFYEGYARVLDHVYQIKDYTLNKSALEKIVIEQTGQLRDFYKDLADPEWNKARDITAVTVLSVIASHIQATAHSMIDSVFLKYEMK